In Prescottella soli, a genomic segment contains:
- a CDS encoding NDMA-dependent alcohol dehydrogenase, giving the protein MKTRAAVITEAPGTYKVVDLELEGPRQNEITVKMVASGLCHSDDHIAKGDHGVGRYPICGGHEGAGIVVEVGPHTVGWEVGDHVIFSFLAGCGRCRWCAKGLQNLCDRGAAIMTGGRPDDPNSYRLTLDGAPVAQTCGLGTFSEYTTVSIDSAVKVDKDLPLETLCLLGCGVGTGWGAAVNSAQVYPGHTVIVMGVGGIGINAVQGAAHAGAAHIIAVDPVAFKRANALEFGATHAVATMEEATDIARSFTNGQGADSAIVTVGVTTGEHVAQAFSAIRKAGTCVVTGLGKMEDFGLPISLLELTLYQKRIQGSLFGASAPSADIPWMIELYQAGKLELDKLITTTYKLDDIAQGFVDMHEGKNIRGVVLFD; this is encoded by the coding sequence GTGAAGACCCGCGCGGCCGTCATCACCGAAGCACCCGGCACCTACAAGGTGGTCGACCTCGAACTCGAAGGCCCTCGTCAGAACGAGATCACCGTCAAGATGGTCGCCTCCGGTCTCTGCCACTCGGACGACCACATCGCCAAGGGCGACCACGGCGTCGGGCGTTACCCGATCTGCGGCGGCCACGAGGGCGCCGGGATCGTCGTCGAGGTCGGCCCACACACCGTCGGCTGGGAGGTGGGCGACCACGTCATCTTCTCGTTCCTCGCAGGCTGCGGCCGCTGCCGTTGGTGCGCCAAGGGCCTGCAGAACCTGTGCGACCGCGGCGCGGCGATCATGACCGGCGGCCGCCCCGACGACCCGAACAGCTACCGCCTGACGCTCGACGGCGCACCCGTCGCGCAGACCTGCGGACTCGGCACGTTCAGCGAATACACCACGGTGAGCATCGATTCCGCCGTCAAAGTTGACAAGGACCTGCCCCTCGAAACCCTGTGCCTGCTCGGCTGCGGCGTGGGCACCGGCTGGGGCGCCGCCGTCAACTCCGCGCAGGTCTACCCCGGCCACACGGTGATCGTGATGGGCGTCGGCGGCATCGGCATCAACGCCGTCCAGGGCGCCGCACACGCCGGCGCGGCGCACATCATCGCGGTCGACCCGGTCGCGTTCAAGCGCGCCAACGCCCTCGAATTCGGCGCCACCCACGCGGTCGCCACGATGGAGGAGGCCACCGACATCGCCCGGTCGTTCACCAACGGCCAGGGAGCCGACTCGGCGATCGTCACCGTCGGCGTCACGACGGGCGAGCATGTCGCGCAGGCCTTCTCGGCGATCCGCAAGGCCGGGACGTGCGTGGTGACGGGCCTCGGCAAGATGGAGGACTTCGGCCTGCCCATCAGCCTGCTCGAGCTGACGCTCTACCAGAAGCGCATCCAGGGCTCGCTCTTCGGCGCCTCGGCCCCCAGCGCCGACATCCCGTGGATGATCGAGCTGTACCAGGCCGGCAAGCTCGAACTCGACAAACTCATCACCACCACGTACAAGCTCGACGACATCGCCCAGGGCTTCGTCGACATGCACGAGGGCAAGAACATCCGCGGCGTCGTCCTGTTCGACTGA